One window of the Niallia circulans genome contains the following:
- a CDS encoding beta-glucoside-specific PTS transporter subunit IIABC codes for MKYEQLAKDIIQNVGGKENVKSVTHCITRLRFKLKDESKANTEVLKDMDEIVTVIKSGGQYQVVIGNHVPDVYKDVVAAGGFSSSAPVDPEDENQEKQSLFNRFIDIISNIFSPVLGLLAATGIIKGFNALFVAFGWISNVPVNAQTGAVESTYGIYALLNAIGDGFFVFLPIFLGYTAMKKFGGTPMLGMAIATALVHPTLVDIKALDPIMTVFQGTLFESPIQIEFLGIPVVLMTYTSSVIPIILATYFAAKVEKWLAKVMPAVVKSFFVPLFTLLLIVPLTFLIIGPVSTWASNLLGQGTLWIYETVPAIAGLVMGGFWQVFVIFGLHWGFAPIGYNNYPVLGYDNFLIMAFAASFAQIGAVLAVMLLTKNKKVKSLSVPAFISGIFGVTEPAIYGVTLPLKKPFIISCIGAGIGGAIIAVMNAKSYSPGPLGIFKIPTLINPENGVDSSFWGAMIAIGVAFVLSFVLTLLFGGINKQVKEVVSEGKELMKGVRNEEIVSPISGELISLKEIPDQVFASESMGKGVGIIPSAGRAVSPVNGIVTTLFKTKHAIGITSDNGAEILIHIGMDTVQLEGKYFTAHVKQGDKVSAGDLLLEFDMEKIREEGYNLITPVIITNSADYKQIDTIKERTVSEKQVVITAV; via the coding sequence ATGAAATATGAACAACTAGCAAAAGACATAATACAAAATGTCGGCGGGAAAGAGAATGTAAAGAGCGTAACCCATTGTATTACACGTTTACGTTTTAAGTTGAAAGATGAAAGTAAGGCAAACACAGAGGTATTAAAAGACATGGATGAAATTGTAACCGTTATCAAAAGCGGTGGACAATACCAAGTGGTAATTGGAAATCATGTGCCAGATGTCTACAAAGATGTTGTGGCAGCAGGCGGATTTTCATCATCAGCCCCAGTAGATCCAGAGGATGAAAACCAAGAAAAACAAAGCTTGTTCAATCGCTTTATTGATATTATCTCAAATATTTTCTCCCCAGTTTTAGGTTTGCTAGCTGCAACAGGTATTATCAAAGGTTTTAATGCATTATTCGTGGCATTTGGCTGGATCAGTAATGTACCAGTAAATGCTCAGACAGGGGCAGTGGAGTCTACCTATGGAATCTATGCCTTATTAAATGCGATAGGCGATGGTTTCTTCGTATTTTTGCCAATCTTCTTAGGTTATACGGCAATGAAAAAGTTTGGCGGAACACCTATGTTAGGGATGGCTATCGCTACAGCTTTGGTACACCCAACTCTTGTGGATATCAAAGCGCTTGATCCAATTATGACAGTTTTTCAAGGAACACTATTTGAATCACCAATTCAAATCGAATTTTTAGGAATTCCCGTTGTTCTAATGACTTATACATCTAGTGTTATTCCGATTATCTTAGCAACATATTTTGCGGCAAAAGTAGAAAAATGGTTAGCAAAGGTCATGCCAGCGGTGGTAAAAAGCTTTTTTGTTCCACTATTCACCTTGTTATTGATTGTCCCACTAACATTCTTAATTATTGGACCTGTATCAACATGGGCATCAAATCTTCTTGGTCAAGGAACTTTATGGATTTATGAAACTGTTCCAGCTATTGCAGGTTTGGTCATGGGTGGTTTTTGGCAAGTATTTGTTATCTTTGGTCTTCACTGGGGATTTGCTCCAATCGGTTACAATAACTACCCCGTATTAGGCTATGATAATTTCTTGATAATGGCATTTGCAGCATCGTTCGCGCAAATTGGTGCCGTCTTAGCTGTTATGCTTCTTACTAAAAATAAAAAGGTAAAATCATTAAGTGTTCCAGCCTTTATTTCTGGTATCTTTGGTGTAACAGAACCAGCAATTTATGGGGTGACACTACCACTTAAAAAGCCGTTTATTATCAGTTGCATAGGCGCAGGTATAGGTGGGGCAATCATTGCGGTCATGAATGCAAAATCATATTCTCCAGGTCCACTAGGAATTTTCAAAATTCCTACATTGATCAACCCGGAAAATGGTGTGGATTCATCCTTTTGGGGTGCGATGATTGCGATTGGTGTTGCATTTGTATTATCATTCGTTCTTACATTATTGTTTGGTGGTATTAATAAACAAGTAAAAGAAGTGGTTAGTGAAGGGAAAGAATTAATGAAAGGAGTAAGAAATGAAGAAATAGTTAGCCCGATTTCTGGTGAACTAATCTCTCTGAAAGAAATTCCTGATCAAGTTTTTGCTTCCGAATCAATGGGGAAAGGCGTTGGCATTATCCCTTCAGCAGGGCGGGCTGTATCTCCAGTAAACGGTATTGTTACGACTCTTTTCAAAACAAAGCATGCCATCGGAATTACATCTGACAATGGGGCAGAAATCTTAATTCATATTGGAATGGATACAGTCCAGCTGGAGGGTAAATACTTCACAGCACATGTAAAACAAGGAGATAAAGTGAGTGCTGGTGACTTGTTATTAGAATTTGATATGGAAAAAATTAGAGAAGAAGGATACAATCTGATTACTCCTGTTATTATTACAAACAGTGCAGATTATAAACAAATCGATACGATAAAGGAAAGGACAGTAAGTGAAAAGCAAGTTGTCATTACGGCTGTTTAA